In Paenibacillus hexagrammi, the following are encoded in one genomic region:
- a CDS encoding immunoglobulin-like domain-containing protein — protein MRQQVDKSIMGLGGTWNNGDPVTAIGDYRWMNYKASADVSFENNSTQGGANYAAIGARYQGGGSSHTISGTPYVLKFWFDGGWQLLVNNSSVANGNVVTGSGGVTLNGFNSAYDAWHNIAVQVAGDEVTAYLDGVKLASYTDPSPKLTGRVDLASGYYNVRFDNLKVETVDGYAPYYSEHLDDLEMNDLAAAPAAKLMYSGAWSHQNGQGMYVYQRSISTSQGAGAALTYTFTGTGLDILGANDGSAKLEVTVDGQVVTKSAPTMASKEFYQTYTLRGLSYGEHTVQLKVISGTLNVDSVGVVSGEVKGAPDTAALGDAVTAAQSITRQDEFNESDWNLFEAVRGMAQNATTDPASYRLDQEGANQLAARLTYAQNLLFSDDVRELASPSYAATYVGTAPNLPQQVSATLADGSTKLVSVKWELDKVSFDTPYQTVAVTGTYGNLKTVCYVEVVPENMKYFVDLNATASGLTSGHSTSNTLGYASPAYTAIEALVTASGESLLNNAPDQIYNAANGWGHGGYDANGTPSVSYKGIVSGPYSKQSTTGIYTANQNGAAVTYTFDNLPAGDFTLTLGSYSWWSSNSRTEQVVLEHDNQSDQVDTITLDSSSYDAVKSYTFTMADPGKLTLKLVAAQSNQSPMLSFVGVAQVKQGETVVDKTELQALYDAYKGKENDGYDDTKWTTFQDALANALSVLNDESAAQETVGEALAALQNAVDGLQNSQEPDTVQPVITLVGDAIVHLENGAEYTDAGATAADNQDGDITSSIVTSITRDGNAVEAMDTSVAGTYTYHYNVGDAAGNTAAEVTRTVIVAPAALKAELHGPSSVMNGQSFDVTYGFNTVSSNVYAQDVTISYDPQQLEFVSASELSDDWTLLATSSDVSGKIRIIAARIGSQSENNGDLFKLSWKSKTAQSAYTSTLSLTNVTVADGSGAETGVEGTDFNIQVTVIQQTPGDLNSDSKFSIGDLALVASYYGKTSNDENWTEIYKNADMNNDGVIDIADIAAVARLILQN, from the coding sequence CTGCGTCAACAAGTTGACAAAAGCATTATGGGACTTGGCGGTACGTGGAATAACGGCGATCCTGTGACAGCCATTGGAGATTACCGTTGGATGAACTACAAGGCGAGCGCAGACGTATCCTTTGAGAACAACAGTACTCAAGGTGGCGCCAATTACGCTGCAATCGGTGCAAGATATCAAGGAGGCGGCAGCTCCCACACGATCAGCGGTACGCCTTATGTGTTGAAGTTCTGGTTTGACGGCGGTTGGCAGCTGCTTGTGAACAACAGCTCCGTAGCTAACGGCAATGTCGTAACTGGCTCCGGCGGCGTGACCTTGAATGGATTTAACAGCGCCTATGACGCATGGCATAACATTGCCGTACAAGTAGCAGGTGACGAAGTAACCGCCTATCTGGACGGAGTGAAGCTTGCTTCGTACACAGATCCAAGTCCTAAATTAACCGGACGCGTAGATTTGGCTAGCGGCTATTATAACGTACGTTTTGATAATCTGAAGGTTGAAACTGTTGATGGGTATGCTCCTTATTATTCCGAGCACCTGGATGATCTGGAAATGAACGATTTGGCGGCTGCTCCTGCAGCTAAGCTGATGTACAGCGGAGCGTGGAGCCATCAAAACGGTCAAGGGATGTACGTCTATCAGCGATCCATTTCCACCAGCCAAGGAGCAGGAGCTGCACTGACTTACACCTTTACTGGTACCGGCTTGGATATTCTTGGAGCTAATGACGGTTCTGCGAAGCTTGAAGTGACGGTGGATGGTCAGGTCGTCACGAAGTCCGCTCCTACAATGGCATCCAAGGAGTTTTACCAAACGTACACACTTCGCGGTCTTTCGTATGGTGAGCATACAGTTCAGTTGAAAGTGATAAGCGGAACATTGAATGTAGATTCTGTCGGGGTTGTTTCCGGTGAAGTGAAAGGAGCTCCCGATACTGCTGCTCTTGGGGATGCAGTAACAGCAGCACAAAGCATTACTCGTCAAGATGAATTTAACGAAAGCGATTGGAATCTGTTTGAAGCTGTAAGAGGTATGGCGCAGAATGCAACAACGGATCCTGCATCCTACCGATTAGATCAAGAAGGTGCCAACCAGCTGGCTGCACGTCTTACCTACGCTCAGAACCTGCTCTTTTCGGATGATGTAAGGGAACTTGCTTCTCCTAGTTATGCGGCGACCTACGTCGGTACGGCTCCGAATCTTCCGCAGCAGGTGTCAGCGACGCTTGCGGATGGTTCAACCAAGCTTGTATCCGTGAAATGGGAGCTTGACAAAGTAAGCTTCGATACTCCATACCAGACAGTAGCGGTGACCGGAACATACGGGAATCTGAAAACCGTTTGTTATGTGGAAGTCGTGCCTGAGAACATGAAGTACTTCGTGGACTTGAACGCAACTGCGAGTGGCCTCACTTCAGGGCATTCTACCTCGAACACTCTCGGCTATGCTTCACCGGCATACACGGCTATTGAGGCGCTTGTGACCGCATCGGGCGAATCACTTCTTAATAACGCTCCTGACCAGATTTATAACGCTGCGAATGGTTGGGGTCATGGAGGCTATGATGCTAACGGCACGCCATCCGTCAGCTACAAGGGCATCGTAAGCGGTCCTTACAGCAAGCAAAGCACAACAGGTATTTATACGGCTAATCAAAATGGAGCGGCTGTAACCTACACGTTTGATAACCTGCCTGCCGGCGACTTTACATTGACACTTGGCAGCTACAGCTGGTGGTCTAGTAACTCCCGCACGGAGCAAGTTGTTTTAGAGCATGACAATCAAAGCGATCAGGTCGACACCATTACGCTGGATAGCAGCTCATATGATGCTGTGAAGAGCTATACATTTACGATGGCGGATCCTGGCAAGCTGACACTCAAGCTGGTGGCTGCGCAATCCAATCAGTCGCCGATGCTTTCCTTCGTTGGCGTAGCACAGGTGAAGCAGGGCGAGACTGTTGTCGACAAAACCGAACTACAAGCTTTGTACGATGCTTACAAAGGCAAGGAAAATGACGGCTATGATGATACAAAATGGACCACATTCCAAGATGCTCTGGCTAACGCGCTGAGCGTACTTAACGATGAGAGTGCAGCGCAGGAGACAGTAGGTGAAGCATTGGCTGCTTTGCAAAACGCGGTAGACGGTCTTCAAAATTCGCAGGAGCCGGATACGGTTCAGCCTGTCATTACGCTTGTGGGAGATGCGATTGTCCATCTGGAGAATGGAGCTGAATATACCGATGCTGGCGCAACGGCGGCGGATAACCAAGACGGTGATATCACTAGCAGCATCGTAACTTCCATTACGCGTGACGGTAATGCCGTCGAGGCGATGGATACATCAGTAGCTGGTACGTACACGTACCACTATAACGTAGGTGATGCGGCAGGTAACACCGCTGCGGAAGTGACTAGAACGGTGATCGTTGCTCCTGCAGCGCTCAAAGCTGAATTGCATGGACCTTCCAGCGTCATGAACGGTCAGTCCTTTGATGTGACGTATGGATTTAACACGGTAAGCAGTAACGTATATGCTCAAGATGTGACGATCTCTTACGACCCGCAGCAGCTTGAGTTTGTATCAGCCAGTGAGCTAAGCGATGATTGGACCCTACTTGCGACTTCCTCGGATGTAAGCGGGAAAATTAGAATCATTGCAGCGAGAATAGGCTCCCAAAGCGAGAATAATGGTGATCTGTTTAAGCTAAGTTGGAAAAGTAAGACTGCTCAATCTGCTTACACAAGCACGCTTTCGCTGACGAACGTTACAGTTGCCGATGGCAGTGGTGCGGAAACAGGTGTAGAAGGAACAGATTTCAACATACAGGTTACAGTCATTCAACAGACACCTGGAGATCTGAACAGCGATAGCAAGTTCTCCATCGGGGATCTGGCGCTTGTAGCATCCTACTACGGCAAAACATCCAATGACGAGAACTGGACTGAAATTTACAAGAATGCGGATATGAACAATGATGGCGTCATTGACATTGCTGACATTGCCGCAGTAGCAAGATTGATCCTACAAAATTAA
- a CDS encoding glycoside hydrolase family 30 protein, which produces MGIKLNVRNKMCSIAMSAMLVLELVPAFGMATVSAAELDPLYASAYMGANSAEGTTLPDSIEISGQSTPVTWQISDDAFAVPYDTVTVTGTAGGQTVMANVEVIPPASNPLVYFVDSGRAGDSYGNPSSASPLYEAVKALDGPSLLNQAPDQKYVSGTTTWGFDDSVQKVKNSQNGGLTNPATDPSIWVVGLRSATNDIVYQLKALEAGTYTLSSGFYDWYGNRSRQIGPRIEYQDTTGAKKTISLDSFNTSTSQLNSSEFTIPSDIDTSSPMTLTYAYVSGEKPILSWYAIAKGGIKKTIDDARAAASSTVRVSLDGNNIKADNVNGLTFKGFGVLSGNSTSALLMDYKSEHPEAYAQMLQILFGGEHPIMTHVKIEMGNDRNNSTGPDPATMRTADEEANVARHPGFQLAADAKKVNPNLKVSILRWNAPGWADSNDKIYTWYKKTILAAYRQYGYMVDYVNPGINESSPNLTWTKQYAEEVKTDNTGFNDDTEKALYNQIKIVISDESGIGSFGGSMVNDISLRDAVAVAGYHYNTDDDSGGNFKKLAEDFDKEIWNSEAQATFSNSSFRPNNNMKDPTVAGTGIGGTGGPLEMGNTIIKGFVNSRRTHFMYQPAIGSFYEGGQYSFKELVSARDPWSGWMHYDAGLVILEHFNWFAKAGWENEDNTAGIWRAVPQASSTGASGTNPVNGRNGAPNYMTLAAPDKSNFSTVIINDSEYAKTYKLQAANMSYSGNPSLEMWETRAADQGKAFNSNYMKYLGNAAADGGGVYTVHVKPYSIVTVTTLQNHEKASYNTPLPVEGERTILDTDATGAVQNTEDKFLYADDFDYSHKTAAVIGEGGQVTGEQSYIDSRGGAKARFLAIRTIAMVLSRPIFRTDPITMFCVNKLTKALWDLAVRGITAIL; this is translated from the coding sequence ATGGGCATCAAACTAAACGTCAGAAATAAGATGTGTTCGATCGCAATGTCCGCCATGCTCGTGCTGGAATTGGTTCCGGCATTCGGTATGGCCACTGTATCAGCAGCCGAGCTCGATCCCCTTTACGCTTCCGCTTACATGGGGGCGAATTCAGCTGAGGGAACTACACTTCCGGACAGCATTGAAATCAGCGGTCAGAGCACACCGGTTACGTGGCAAATCAGTGATGACGCTTTTGCAGTTCCATATGACACGGTAACAGTCACGGGCACGGCAGGCGGCCAAACCGTCATGGCCAACGTAGAAGTCATTCCTCCTGCAAGCAATCCCTTAGTTTACTTTGTGGACAGCGGCAGGGCCGGTGATTCCTACGGCAATCCATCATCAGCCTCACCGTTATATGAAGCGGTCAAAGCGTTAGATGGTCCGAGTTTGCTTAATCAAGCGCCCGATCAGAAGTATGTCAGTGGGACGACTACATGGGGCTTTGATGATTCCGTCCAAAAGGTGAAAAACTCCCAAAACGGAGGGCTTACTAATCCAGCGACCGATCCGTCGATCTGGGTTGTCGGACTTCGATCCGCCACCAACGACATCGTGTATCAACTGAAAGCGCTTGAAGCGGGCACGTATACGCTGAGCAGCGGTTTCTATGACTGGTACGGCAATCGCAGCCGTCAAATAGGGCCTAGAATCGAGTATCAGGATACGACTGGTGCCAAGAAGACGATTTCGCTAGATTCATTCAACACAAGCACATCTCAGCTAAACTCCAGTGAATTTACCATCCCCTCAGACATAGACACAAGTAGTCCTATGACCTTAACTTACGCTTACGTATCCGGCGAGAAACCGATCCTAAGCTGGTACGCCATTGCCAAGGGCGGCATTAAAAAAACGATTGATGACGCAAGAGCAGCTGCTTCCTCTACGGTCAGAGTTTCTCTTGACGGCAACAATATCAAAGCCGATAACGTCAACGGTCTCACATTCAAAGGTTTTGGCGTGCTTAGCGGCAACAGCACCAGCGCACTGCTGATGGATTACAAATCCGAGCATCCTGAAGCGTATGCCCAAATGCTGCAGATTCTGTTCGGCGGCGAACATCCGATTATGACACATGTGAAAATCGAAATGGGGAATGACCGCAACAACTCCACCGGTCCTGATCCAGCTACAATGCGTACAGCTGATGAAGAGGCTAACGTTGCCCGTCATCCCGGTTTCCAGCTAGCTGCCGACGCAAAGAAGGTAAATCCGAATCTTAAGGTAAGTATTCTGCGCTGGAACGCGCCGGGCTGGGCAGATAGCAATGACAAGATTTACACCTGGTACAAAAAAACCATTCTGGCCGCATACCGCCAGTACGGGTATATGGTCGATTACGTCAACCCAGGCATTAATGAAAGCTCTCCCAATTTGACATGGACTAAACAGTATGCGGAGGAAGTCAAGACCGACAACACGGGCTTTAACGACGATACCGAAAAGGCACTCTACAATCAGATTAAGATTGTCATTTCGGATGAATCAGGAATCGGCTCCTTTGGCGGCAGCATGGTTAACGATATTTCCCTGCGCGATGCCGTAGCGGTTGCGGGTTACCACTATAACACGGACGATGACAGCGGGGGCAACTTCAAGAAGCTTGCTGAGGATTTTGATAAAGAAATTTGGAACAGTGAAGCGCAGGCAACCTTCAGTAACTCTTCCTTCCGTCCAAATAACAATATGAAGGATCCAACTGTGGCCGGCACAGGAATCGGCGGAACAGGCGGTCCGCTTGAAATGGGCAATACCATTATCAAAGGATTTGTCAATTCGCGCCGGACGCACTTTATGTATCAACCGGCTATCGGTTCCTTCTACGAAGGCGGACAGTATTCCTTTAAGGAACTGGTCAGCGCTCGCGATCCATGGTCAGGTTGGATGCACTACGACGCAGGCCTTGTCATTCTGGAGCATTTCAACTGGTTTGCGAAGGCAGGCTGGGAGAATGAGGACAACACAGCTGGAATCTGGAGAGCGGTTCCTCAAGCGAGTTCTACAGGGGCAAGCGGTACGAATCCAGTGAACGGACGCAACGGTGCACCGAACTATATGACACTAGCTGCTCCTGATAAGAGCAATTTCTCAACTGTTATCATCAATGACAGTGAGTATGCAAAAACGTATAAGCTTCAAGCAGCAAATATGAGCTACTCGGGCAACCCTTCTCTAGAAATGTGGGAAACTCGAGCCGCAGATCAGGGCAAAGCATTCAACAGCAACTATATGAAATACCTGGGTAATGCTGCCGCAGATGGAGGCGGTGTATACACAGTTCATGTAAAACCTTACTCGATTGTTACCGTAACTACCCTGCAAAATCATGAGAAAGCGTCCTACAACACTCCGCTGCCTGTAGAAGGTGAGCGTACGATTCTCGACACAGACGCAACAGGTGCGGTGCAAAATACGGAGGATAAATTCCTCTATGCAGATGATTTTGATTATTCCCACAAAACCGCTGCAGTCATCGGCGAAGGCGGCCAAGTGACGGGGGAGCAAAGCTACATCGACTCCCGAGGCGGTGCAAAAGCGCGATTCCTCGCTATACGCACGATCGCAATGGTGCTTTCGAGGCCTATCTTCCGGACGGATCCAATAACTATGTTCTGCGTCAACAAGTTGACAAAAGCATTATGGGACTTGGCGGTACGTGGAATAACGGCGATCCTGTGA
- a CDS encoding LamG-like jellyroll fold domain-containing protein yields the protein MSELQMIRDGFSYTRTRKSLGHKVCSVLLSSALIAGVFAVGEGGKAYAADTPSAPQNGLIADYSFAQTPQDGKTIANLATNAGAVGSAVVQNESTAKWEDSALVFSGVGTSVSSPTGTWVSLPNDILSGKTSATVNIEVKPSASIITKNHFLWSIGNTGTNTYWFTNTLAPRTSIKYGGSEKTAQSSSALKADRWYSLTSVIDAETKMISFYVDGVKVGEKQDSGMSLAQVADQSRNTIGRAPYNDVLFQGSVASFRIYDRALGADEVNQISEVDAKLHESSIEQAVQEAVNNVQDVTISDSTVTLPSYNGTVKWTSKTPAVHIMEDGVTATALQPAAGESPLTGTLTATMTSRGVSVFKDVNVTVNAVPTAADPYGYLMVHFIEDSGGYAEKIYLDVSRGDNPEQWDPLNGGKPILASNMGTTGVRDPYLTYNPETKTYYMIATDLRVFGGDGAGWGVWQKSYSTKVNVWESKDLITWSDMRQFDVARDKEGNKVAELGMMWAPEATWVPDYYGEGKGAFIMYWSSQLYANDDPNHDNATYSRVMWGATTDFTQSTFQYGGVFVDFNGNTIDTTMIQNNGKTYRITKDNSRGNAIYMESTDAKQWWKPETVWSTIQTKIGSAYGSVEGPAVFKSHSEDKWYLYVDVIPSTGYRPMVTTNLDNGWTQLNSAGFYMAPSTKHGGVISLTKAQYDAIRNADAASAISQDLGDTEIAQGTSSEGLAAALPKTASVNLAYQRGSSQLPVTWDTSEVDLNTVGTYSITGRVQSIGANLNQWVGKDGLTSYLAEDKELYSSTAITVTGSVTVKESTSGADAFLQGADTVKAGQTFDLTYHLNPQEAEAMAQDVTISYNADLLEFAGADSMNDNFQILAVSDPLTTPGQVRIIAAQVGEPVTDSGDLIKLHWKAKSPAADAVATTTISLSKVIVADRSGTETELSGDSHSVQVQVMDSSQILALIAEAQSKHDAAVEGNQAGQYPAGSKAKLQSAIDSAKAVAEDANATQQQLDAAKSALSSALQEFTATVITRNPGDVNSDNKISIGDLAIIAHAYGKTSNDTDWNDYKASDLNGDGIVDIEDLSAMARLIVSE from the coding sequence ATGAGTGAGTTACAAATGATCCGTGACGGCTTCTCGTACACGCGAACAAGGAAAAGCCTTGGTCACAAAGTATGCTCCGTACTATTGTCGAGTGCCTTGATTGCAGGAGTCTTTGCAGTAGGCGAGGGCGGAAAAGCCTATGCGGCGGACACGCCATCAGCACCTCAGAATGGACTTATTGCTGATTATTCGTTCGCTCAAACGCCGCAGGATGGCAAGACGATTGCAAACCTGGCTACGAATGCCGGTGCTGTCGGCAGTGCAGTCGTACAGAATGAATCCACTGCCAAATGGGAAGACAGCGCTCTTGTGTTTTCTGGTGTGGGCACCTCGGTAAGCAGTCCGACAGGAACGTGGGTGTCGCTGCCTAACGATATTTTGAGCGGTAAGACCTCTGCTACGGTAAACATCGAGGTCAAGCCTAGTGCATCCATCATCACGAAGAACCATTTCCTTTGGAGCATCGGTAACACGGGGACCAACACGTATTGGTTCACCAACACACTGGCGCCTCGCACGTCGATCAAATACGGCGGCAGTGAAAAGACGGCTCAATCTTCCTCGGCGCTGAAGGCGGACCGTTGGTACAGCCTTACGTCCGTTATTGATGCTGAGACGAAGATGATCTCATTCTACGTTGACGGTGTCAAAGTTGGCGAGAAGCAGGACAGCGGCATGTCGCTAGCACAGGTGGCTGATCAGTCGCGGAACACAATCGGAAGGGCGCCGTACAACGATGTGCTGTTCCAAGGTTCGGTAGCTTCTTTCCGTATTTATGACCGAGCCCTGGGGGCAGATGAAGTGAATCAGATCTCGGAGGTTGACGCAAAGCTCCATGAGAGCTCCATTGAGCAGGCTGTGCAAGAAGCGGTTAATAACGTGCAAGATGTAACGATCTCAGATTCAACAGTGACCCTGCCGAGCTACAACGGAACAGTCAAGTGGACCTCGAAGACTCCGGCGGTTCACATTATGGAAGATGGTGTGACTGCAACGGCGCTTCAGCCAGCAGCTGGAGAAAGTCCGCTTACCGGCACCTTGACGGCGACAATGACCTCGCGTGGTGTGAGCGTGTTCAAGGACGTGAATGTCACCGTCAACGCGGTGCCGACCGCAGCCGACCCGTACGGCTATCTTATGGTTCATTTCATTGAAGACTCCGGCGGTTATGCTGAGAAAATCTACCTGGACGTCTCACGTGGAGATAACCCGGAGCAGTGGGATCCGCTGAACGGCGGCAAGCCGATCCTCGCTTCCAATATGGGCACGACAGGTGTGCGCGACCCTTATTTGACCTATAACCCGGAGACGAAGACTTACTACATGATTGCGACTGATCTGCGCGTTTTCGGCGGTGACGGTGCGGGCTGGGGAGTGTGGCAGAAGAGCTACAGTACCAAGGTGAATGTATGGGAGTCCAAGGATCTCATCACTTGGAGCGATATGCGTCAGTTCGATGTAGCGCGCGACAAAGAAGGTAACAAAGTTGCTGAGCTCGGCATGATGTGGGCGCCTGAAGCGACTTGGGTTCCGGATTATTACGGCGAAGGCAAAGGTGCGTTCATCATGTATTGGTCCTCGCAGCTTTATGCAAATGACGACCCGAACCATGATAATGCGACTTACAGCCGTGTCATGTGGGGCGCAACAACCGATTTCACGCAAAGCACTTTCCAGTACGGCGGTGTCTTTGTTGATTTTAATGGCAACACGATTGATACGACAATGATTCAAAATAACGGGAAGACCTACCGCATCACCAAGGATAACTCCCGTGGCAATGCCATCTATATGGAGTCTACCGATGCGAAGCAGTGGTGGAAGCCTGAAACCGTGTGGTCCACCATTCAAACCAAAATCGGTTCTGCATACGGCAGCGTTGAGGGTCCGGCTGTGTTCAAAAGCCATAGCGAAGACAAATGGTATCTCTATGTCGATGTAATCCCTTCCACAGGTTATCGTCCTATGGTGACTACAAACCTCGATAATGGCTGGACGCAGCTGAACAGCGCAGGCTTCTATATGGCTCCTTCTACGAAGCATGGCGGAGTGATCTCGTTAACAAAGGCACAATATGATGCCATTCGGAATGCTGATGCAGCTTCTGCAATATCCCAAGATCTTGGCGATACAGAAATAGCGCAAGGAACTTCATCTGAAGGCCTTGCTGCGGCTCTGCCGAAAACAGCATCAGTTAACCTCGCCTATCAACGCGGTAGTTCTCAGCTTCCCGTTACTTGGGACACATCCGAAGTTGATCTGAACACAGTGGGCACTTATTCCATTACCGGCCGGGTTCAATCCATCGGCGCGAATCTCAATCAATGGGTGGGTAAGGACGGATTAACCAGTTATTTGGCAGAGGATAAGGAGCTGTACAGCTCCACAGCGATAACAGTTACAGGTTCCGTTACCGTGAAGGAATCAACAAGCGGGGCAGATGCCTTCTTGCAAGGTGCGGACACGGTAAAAGCCGGGCAGACATTCGATCTGACCTATCACTTGAATCCGCAGGAAGCTGAGGCCATGGCGCAGGATGTCACGATTAGCTACAATGCGGACCTGTTGGAGTTTGCGGGTGCGGATTCTATGAATGACAATTTCCAGATTCTAGCTGTGAGTGATCCGCTGACAACGCCGGGACAAGTGCGGATCATTGCTGCTCAAGTAGGCGAACCAGTTACTGACAGCGGAGACTTGATTAAGCTACATTGGAAAGCGAAATCACCTGCAGCGGATGCTGTGGCGACTACGACAATCAGCTTGTCTAAAGTCATTGTAGCTGACCGATCAGGCACGGAGACCGAGCTGAGCGGAGATTCCCACAGCGTACAGGTCCAAGTTATGGATTCGAGCCAAATTCTTGCTCTCATCGCCGAGGCTCAGTCCAAGCATGATGCTGCCGTAGAGGGGAATCAAGCTGGGCAATATCCTGCCGGTTCCAAAGCGAAGCTGCAATCTGCGATCGATAGCGCGAAGGCGGTTGCCGAGGATGCAAATGCAACTCAGCAGCAGCTGGATGCAGCGAAGTCAGCGCTTAGCAGCGCTCTGCAGGAGTTCACAGCAACCGTCATCACTCGAAACCCAGGGGACGTGAATTCCGATAATAAGATCAGCATCGGGGATCTGGCAATCATCGCACACGCGTATGGGAAAACATCGAATGATACAGATTGGAACGATTATAAGGCGTCCGATCTGAATGGTGACGGTATAGTGGATATCGAGGATCTGTCTGCGATGGCGCGATTGATTGTAAGTGAATAG